In one Candidatus Saganbacteria bacterium genomic region, the following are encoded:
- the hisI gene encoding phosphoribosyl-AMP cyclohydrolase, with amino-acid sequence MTNEYVNKIKFNSEGLVPVIAQDHKDGAVLMLAYMNKESLQMTLDKKEMVYWSRSRKVLWHKGDTSGHIQKVRELYYDCDADAILAKVEQVGDIACHTGNRSCFFNKMI; translated from the coding sequence ATGACAAATGAATATGTGAATAAAATTAAATTTAATAGTGAGGGATTAGTTCCGGTGATTGCGCAGGATCATAAAGATGGCGCGGTGCTGATGCTTGCTTATATGAACAAGGAATCACTTCAGATGACATTAGACAAAAAGGAAATGGTCTATTGGTCGCGTTCGAGAAAAGTTTTGTGGCACAAAGGCGACACTTCGGGGCACATCCAAAAAGTTAGAGAACTCTATTATGATTGCGATGCCGATGCGATCCTCGCAAAGGTCGAACAAGTTGGGGATATCGCCTGCCACACGGGAAATAGAAGCTGTTTCTTTAATAAGATGATCTAG
- the uvrA gene encoding excinuclease ABC subunit UvrA — MEKLIIKGAREHNLKNINLELPRNKLIVFTGLSGSGKSSLAFDTIYAEGQRRYVESLSAYARQFLEQMQKPDVDSIEGLSPAISIDQKAPSHNPRSTVGTVTEIYDYMRLLYASIGVPHCPKCERKIEKQTPEQIVDQILAHKEGAKIAVLSPVVKGRKGEYKELFSDIQKDGFIRARVDKKIVELSEPITLNKKKKHSIEIVVDRLILKPGIKKRLTDSVETGLRFGSGTIIIVFGEGKGSQEEIFSENFSCPECSISLDEITPRIFSFNTPYGACPTCGGLGDKLEFDPDLVIPDKNLTIASGAIAPWGDSFSYYIQKVAAVGDKFGFDLNTPIKKLSKKQMNIILYGTDESVKFKYEMERGYWEHEGKYEGVITNLRRRYYETKSESVRYYLYRYMSSVPCPICKGARLKPESLAVKIEGRSISDVTSLSIRGLDDFIADLKLTDRQKTIAKQVVKEIRERLSFLKNVGLDYIALGRESSTLSGGEAQRTRLATQVGSGLVGVLYILDEPSIGLHQRDNKRLIETLKRLRDLGNTIIVVEHDEDTMRTADFLVDIGPGAGLHGGEIIAAGSVSDVIKEKRSITGKYLSGQEKIEVPKSRRPGNGEKLIIKGARHHNLKNIDVTIPLGTFTCVTGVSGSGKSSLINDILYNALAKKFYRSIEKAGEFDEILGLENIDKVIIIDQSPIGRTPRSNPATYTGVFDHIRNLFSMTPEAKGRGYQQGRFSFNVKGGRCEACHGDGLVKIEMHFLPDVYVPCDVCKGKRYNRETLEVHYKGKNIFEVLDMTVEEALEHFTNIPQIEKKFSTIRDVGLNYIKLGQSATTLSGGEAQRIKLATELAGRSTGRTLYLLDEPTTGLHFADIKRLLHVLDRLVQTGNTLVMIEHNLDVIKTADHLIDLGPGGGDDGGRIIAKGTPEQVAQVGKSYTGQYLKDILGS, encoded by the coding sequence ATGGAAAAGCTTATAATCAAAGGCGCGCGCGAGCACAACCTGAAAAATATCAATCTCGAACTCCCTCGGAATAAACTGATAGTTTTTACAGGACTTTCAGGGTCGGGCAAATCATCGCTTGCTTTTGATACAATTTACGCCGAAGGCCAAAGGCGTTATGTGGAATCCCTATCCGCATACGCCCGCCAATTCCTCGAACAAATGCAAAAGCCCGACGTCGACTCGATCGAAGGCCTATCCCCTGCGATATCGATCGACCAAAAAGCTCCCTCGCATAATCCAAGATCAACAGTAGGGACTGTAACCGAGATATACGATTACATGAGGCTTCTATATGCTAGCATCGGAGTCCCGCATTGCCCAAAATGCGAAAGAAAGATCGAAAAGCAAACACCCGAACAAATTGTCGACCAAATATTAGCGCATAAAGAAGGCGCAAAAATAGCAGTTCTATCTCCCGTTGTAAAAGGCCGCAAAGGCGAATACAAAGAATTATTTTCGGATATCCAAAAAGACGGATTTATACGAGCGCGAGTCGACAAGAAAATTGTTGAGCTTTCGGAGCCAATAACCTTGAATAAAAAGAAAAAGCATTCGATCGAGATCGTTGTCGATCGGCTGATATTAAAGCCCGGGATAAAAAAGAGGCTCACTGATTCCGTGGAAACGGGGTTGAGGTTTGGAAGCGGGACGATAATTATAGTTTTCGGCGAGGGGAAAGGCTCTCAAGAAGAAATTTTTTCCGAAAACTTCTCGTGTCCGGAGTGCAGTATTAGCCTTGATGAAATAACACCTCGAATTTTTTCTTTCAATACGCCGTACGGCGCATGTCCTACATGCGGAGGATTAGGCGACAAGCTCGAATTCGATCCCGATCTCGTTATCCCTGACAAAAATTTAACTATAGCTTCCGGCGCCATCGCCCCATGGGGCGATTCGTTCTCATATTACATCCAAAAAGTCGCCGCAGTCGGCGATAAATTCGGCTTCGATCTCAATACACCGATAAAAAAGCTTTCAAAAAAGCAGATGAACATTATCCTTTACGGCACCGACGAATCGGTAAAGTTCAAATACGAAATGGAGCGGGGATATTGGGAGCATGAGGGCAAATATGAGGGCGTAATAACCAATCTTCGCCGAAGATATTATGAGACAAAATCCGAAAGCGTCCGTTATTATCTTTACCGCTATATGAGCTCTGTCCCATGTCCTATATGTAAAGGCGCGAGATTAAAACCCGAAAGCTTAGCGGTGAAGATAGAAGGCAGATCGATCTCCGATGTAACTTCGCTGTCGATCAGGGGCCTTGACGATTTTATCGCGGATTTGAAATTGACAGACAGGCAGAAAACTATCGCAAAACAAGTTGTTAAAGAAATAAGGGAAAGATTATCGTTTTTAAAAAATGTCGGGCTTGATTATATCGCTTTAGGCCGCGAATCAAGCACTCTGTCGGGCGGCGAGGCGCAAAGGACCAGGCTTGCGACGCAAGTTGGATCGGGTCTTGTTGGCGTTCTATACATATTGGATGAACCATCGATCGGTTTGCACCAAAGGGATAATAAACGATTAATTGAGACCCTGAAAAGATTAAGAGATCTTGGGAATACAATAATAGTAGTTGAACATGACGAAGATACAATGCGCACTGCGGATTTTCTAGTGGATATAGGCCCCGGTGCCGGCCTTCATGGTGGGGAAATAATAGCCGCCGGATCGGTTTCAGATGTCATAAAAGAAAAAAGATCGATCACGGGTAAATATTTGAGCGGCCAAGAAAAGATCGAGGTGCCAAAAAGCAGGCGCCCAGGTAATGGCGAGAAATTAATAATCAAAGGCGCACGCCACCATAACCTAAAGAATATCGACGTCACGATCCCGCTTGGAACTTTTACATGTGTGACGGGGGTATCAGGCTCCGGCAAGAGCTCTCTTATAAATGATATCTTATATAATGCGCTTGCAAAGAAATTTTATCGATCTATCGAAAAGGCCGGTGAGTTTGACGAGATACTGGGTCTTGAGAATATCGATAAGGTCATAATAATCGACCAGTCGCCTATTGGGCGTACGCCACGGTCAAATCCTGCGACTTATACCGGAGTTTTCGATCATATACGTAATTTATTTTCCATGACGCCGGAGGCCAAAGGAAGAGGGTATCAACAAGGAAGATTTTCGTTCAATGTCAAAGGTGGCCGTTGCGAAGCATGCCATGGCGACGGTTTGGTAAAGATCGAAATGCATTTTCTGCCCGATGTCTATGTGCCATGCGACGTTTGCAAGGGTAAGAGATATAATAGGGAAACCCTTGAGGTACATTACAAAGGAAAGAATATCTTTGAAGTGCTTGATATGACAGTTGAAGAGGCGCTTGAGCATTTTACAAATATCCCGCAAATTGAAAAGAAGTTCTCGACAATTAGAGATGTCGGGTTGAATTATATAAAACTTGGCCAATCGGCAACGACATTGTCCGGCGGGGAAGCCCAAAGGATCAAATTAGCGACAGAACTTGCCGGAAGATCGACAGGACGAACTTTGTATCTCTTGGATGAGCCGACGACAGGCCTTCATTTCGCCGATATCAAAAGATTGCTTCACGTATTGGATCGTTTGGTTCAAACCGGCAATACTTTGGTTATGATCGAGCATAATCTTGATGTTATAAAGACTGCCGACCATTTGATCGACCTTGGCCCGGGCGGGGGAGACGATGGCGGAAGGATAATAGCTAAAGGAACACCCGAACAAGTGGCTCAAGTTGGCAAGAGTTATACAGGACAATATTTAAAGGATATTCTAGGAAGCTGA
- a CDS encoding site-2 protease family protein — MEEIMTALGLLLFVIIILASLTIHEYSHAKAADILGDPTPRMAGRLTLNPIAHLDPVGFLALLLIRIGWAKPVPINPYNFKNPERGMLITGIAGPISNFFLAWILAIVLKTIPFNNAVWVEALQSAIWINLALMVFNLLPIPPLDGSRIFTQYMPVEWQMSLERYGFLILIGVIMFPPTQELLMVIIGLIYGLLLR; from the coding sequence ATGGAGGAAATAATGACAGCGCTTGGTTTGCTACTATTTGTAATTATTATATTGGCGAGCTTGACGATACACGAATATTCTCACGCGAAAGCCGCGGACATCTTGGGCGACCCGACGCCAAGAATGGCGGGAAGATTAACGCTAAATCCAATAGCTCATCTTGATCCAGTAGGTTTTCTTGCTCTTTTGCTTATAAGGATCGGTTGGGCAAAGCCCGTTCCTATAAATCCTTATAATTTTAAGAATCCTGAACGCGGGATGCTTATCACGGGGATTGCAGGGCCGATATCAAACTTTTTCTTGGCTTGGATCTTAGCGATCGTATTAAAGACGATTCCGTTTAATAATGCTGTTTGGGTTGAAGCGCTTCAAAGCGCGATATGGATAAATTTAGCTTTGATGGTTTTCAATCTTCTCCCGATCCCGCCGCTTGATGGATCAAGGATCTTTACCCAATATATGCCCGTTGAATGGCAGATGAGCCTTGAGAGATACGGGTTTTTGATCTTGATCGGCGTGATAATGTTCCCGCCTACGCAAGAACTATTGATGGTTATTATCGGGTTGATCTACGGGTTATTGTTAAGATAA
- the ileS gene encoding isoleucine--tRNA ligase — protein sequence MEYKQTLNLPKTDFPIRVNSKALEEEMLAFWEQEDIYKKLEDNNKDNGKYILHDGPPYANGHIHLGHAINRILKDIVVKNKLMAGYYSPFIPGWDCHGLPIETQLIKELGDKRKEMGIVEFRQKCHEYAMSFVDIQRLESIKLGVFGDWFNPYLTVDPLYEEKIIETFGKLADAGYIYRGLKPIHWCPNDETALAEAEIEYEDLRTPSIYVKFEIRNPTSSLISPLIRGRWPEGSEGVKWFAIIWTTTPWTLPANVAIALNPENEYAFVNVNNEVWIMAEALVDEDMKKFGISDYKVLGKTKGKFLEGILAKHPFIDRDSILVLDNYVTLDPGTTGLVHIAPGHGIEDYKVGLKYKLPIVMPVDSKGNFDNSAPDFLKGKPIDEGNKLVGQKLEETKQLIKLEFIKHSYPHCWRCKKPVIFRATEQWFVSVEHNDLRGKALKAVIDTKWVPSWGENRIRGMVETRPDWCISRQRFWGVPIPAFYCKDCGKVYFKGKFNKAACALVKKEGTNGWFKKEPSEFLPKSLKCECGGSNFRKETDILDVWFESGSSHAAVLDTRLSYPADLYLEGSDQHRGWFQASLLTSVGTRGSAPFNAVLTHGFTVDDKGKKMSKSLGNVIAPLDVINKYGADVLRLWVASTDFRNDMAASDKILKQVQDAYLKIRNTCRFLLSNLSDFTPSLSPPCQGGDVPSSVEGQRGLEQIDRWILSKLNKLIEKINKAYEEYEFHIVYHSLYDFCTTDLSAYYLDMSKDRLYCDKLDSKSRRSAQTAINETLLTLIKLMAPILSFTAEDIYRYVNKPLTPTPSPIGRGEERSSGARESIFLLGMPKPNPDLKNNALEEKFDKLFEIRANVYRLIEEKRKNKELSSSTEAKVAIFANSKDFAILNSEKDFLPLLFIVSEVVVKEGPEEIVIEKSTNHKCERCWILKPTVGKNAAHPTLCERCADAVS from the coding sequence ATGGAGTACAAACAGACCCTTAATCTCCCCAAAACTGATTTCCCGATCAGGGTAAATTCCAAAGCTCTCGAAGAGGAAATGTTGGCATTTTGGGAACAGGAAGATATTTATAAAAAGTTAGAGGACAATAACAAGGACAATGGAAAATACATACTGCATGATGGCCCACCCTACGCTAACGGCCACATCCACCTTGGACACGCAATAAACCGCATTTTAAAAGATATTGTAGTTAAAAATAAATTAATGGCCGGGTACTATTCACCTTTTATCCCAGGCTGGGACTGCCATGGGCTTCCTATCGAAACACAGCTTATAAAAGAACTTGGCGATAAAAGAAAAGAAATGGGAATCGTTGAATTCAGGCAAAAATGCCATGAGTACGCGATGAGTTTTGTCGATATCCAGCGTTTAGAATCAATTAAACTTGGTGTTTTTGGCGATTGGTTCAACCCTTATCTTACAGTTGACCCATTATACGAAGAAAAAATAATTGAAACTTTTGGAAAGCTCGCTGATGCCGGATATATTTACAGGGGATTAAAGCCGATACATTGGTGCCCTAATGACGAAACAGCTCTTGCCGAAGCCGAGATCGAATATGAAGACCTTCGAACTCCTTCAATATATGTCAAATTCGAGATCCGAAATCCGACCTCCTCTCTTATCTCCCCCTTGATAAGGGGGAGATGGCCCGAAGGGTCAGAGGGGGTAAAATGGTTCGCGATCATCTGGACCACTACCCCATGGACGCTTCCGGCAAACGTCGCGATCGCACTAAATCCCGAGAATGAGTACGCGTTCGTAAATGTAAACAACGAGGTCTGGATCATGGCGGAAGCCCTAGTCGATGAGGATATGAAAAAATTTGGAATATCGGATTATAAGGTTCTTGGTAAAACAAAAGGCAAATTCTTAGAAGGCATCTTGGCAAAACATCCATTCATAGATCGGGATTCTATTCTTGTATTGGATAACTATGTAACGCTTGATCCAGGCACAACAGGGCTTGTTCACATCGCCCCGGGCCACGGTATTGAAGATTACAAAGTTGGATTAAAATATAAATTGCCGATCGTCATGCCTGTTGACTCGAAGGGAAATTTTGATAATTCCGCGCCTGATTTCCTAAAAGGAAAACCAATTGATGAAGGCAATAAATTAGTTGGACAGAAACTTGAAGAAACAAAACAATTGATCAAACTAGAATTCATAAAACATAGTTACCCTCATTGCTGGAGATGCAAAAAACCGGTGATCTTCAGGGCGACGGAGCAATGGTTCGTATCGGTTGAGCACAATGACCTAAGAGGCAAGGCTCTTAAAGCTGTTATTGATACAAAATGGGTACCAAGCTGGGGCGAGAACAGGATCCGCGGAATGGTGGAAACACGCCCTGACTGGTGCATCTCTCGCCAAAGATTTTGGGGAGTACCGATCCCGGCTTTCTACTGCAAAGACTGCGGAAAAGTTTATTTTAAAGGCAAATTCAACAAGGCCGCATGCGCTCTTGTGAAAAAAGAAGGGACAAATGGCTGGTTTAAAAAAGAGCCGTCAGAATTCCTGCCAAAAAGTCTTAAATGCGAATGCGGAGGCTCTAATTTTAGGAAAGAAACTGATATCTTGGATGTTTGGTTCGAATCGGGATCATCCCATGCGGCGGTCCTCGATACTAGGCTATCCTACCCGGCGGATCTTTACTTGGAAGGCTCCGACCAGCACAGGGGATGGTTCCAAGCATCTCTTCTAACATCTGTTGGAACAAGAGGCAGCGCTCCTTTTAACGCAGTATTAACCCATGGATTTACAGTTGATGATAAAGGCAAGAAAATGAGCAAGTCTTTGGGCAATGTGATAGCCCCGCTAGATGTTATCAATAAATACGGGGCCGACGTTTTACGATTGTGGGTTGCATCAACAGATTTCCGCAACGATATGGCCGCGTCGGACAAGATATTGAAACAAGTTCAAGACGCGTATCTTAAGATAAGAAATACTTGCAGATTCCTTTTGAGTAATTTGTCGGACTTTACCCCCTCTCTTTCTCCCCCTTGCCAAGGGGGAGATGTCCCGAGCTCTGTCGAGGGACAGAGGGGGTTAGAACAGATCGATAGGTGGATACTGTCCAAACTAAACAAGCTCATTGAAAAAATAAACAAAGCTTATGAAGAATACGAATTCCACATAGTTTATCATTCATTGTATGACTTCTGCACAACCGACCTTAGCGCGTATTACCTTGATATGTCAAAAGACAGGCTGTATTGCGATAAACTAGATTCAAAAAGCAGGCGTTCGGCACAGACGGCAATAAACGAGACACTGCTCACATTAATTAAACTCATGGCGCCGATATTGAGCTTTACTGCTGAAGATATATATCGATATGTTAATAAACCCCTCACCCCTACCCCCTCTCCCATAGGGAGAGGGGAAGAGCGAAGCTCTGGGGCGAGGGAAAGTATATTCTTGCTTGGAATGCCAAAACCAAACCCTGATCTTAAAAATAATGCTCTTGAAGAGAAATTCGATAAACTGTTTGAAATAAGGGCTAATGTTTACAGGCTAATAGAAGAAAAACGCAAGAATAAAGAACTTTCGTCTTCAACCGAAGCAAAAGTCGCTATCTTTGCAAACAGCAAAGATTTTGCGATACTTAATTCCGAAAAAGATTTCTTGCCGTTACTTTTCATCGTGTCGGAAGTTGTAGTAAAAGAAGGACCGGAAGAAATAGTTATCGAAAAGTCGACAAACCATAAATGCGAACGCTGTTGGATATTAAAACCGACTGTCGGCAAAAACGCGGCCCACCCTACTTTATGCGAAAGATGCGCGGACGCGGTATCCTGA